A window of Reinekea marina contains these coding sequences:
- the infC gene encoding translation initiation factor IF-3 — translation MKRNARAAKANSRHVINDQIEAAEVRLISETGEQLGITPLDEAINLAKAAGLELVQISNADPIVAKIMDLGKKLYEEKKSKAAAKKKQSQVQVKEIKFRPNTDIGDYNVKLRNLIRFLEEGNKTKITLRFRGREMAHQELGMELLKRVETDLEDYATVELRPKMEGRQLTMVLAPSKKK, via the coding sequence ATAAAACGCAACGCGAGAGCGGCTAAAGCTAATAGCCGACACGTCATTAATGACCAGATCGAAGCAGCGGAAGTTCGTTTAATTTCTGAAACTGGAGAGCAGCTTGGTATTACACCTTTAGATGAGGCGATAAACCTAGCTAAAGCTGCGGGGTTAGAGCTAGTTCAAATCTCTAACGCCGATCCAATCGTGGCTAAAATCATGGATTTGGGCAAAAAACTCTATGAAGAGAAAAAGTCTAAAGCCGCCGCGAAGAAGAAGCAGTCTCAAGTACAGGTTAAGGAAATTAAATTCCGCCCGAATACGGACATTGGTGACTATAACGTTAAGTTACGTAACCTGATCCGTTTCCTTGAAGAAGGCAATAAAACCAAGATCACTTTACGCTTCCGTGGCCGTGAAATGGCCCATCAAGAACTCGGAATGGAGTTGTTGAAGCGCGTAGAAACCGACTTGGAAGATTATGCAACTGTTGAATTACGTCCTAAAATGGAAGGTCGACAGTTAACCATGGTCTTAGCGCCTTCTAAGAAGAAGTAA
- the galE gene encoding UDP-glucose 4-epimerase GalE produces MAVLVTGGAGYIGSHTVLELLQAGQSVVVLDNFSNSSAESLNRVKDITGKAVTLIEGDIRDKAVLERVFQQHTIESVIHFAGLKAVGESTEIPLDYYENNVWGTVNLLQVMKQFNIFKFVFSSSATVYGDPHTVPIKEDFPLSATNPYGRSKLMVEDICRDLAASDSQWKIALLRYFNPVGAHESGRIGEDPNGIPNNLLPFIAQVAIGKREQLSVFGDDYNTPDGTGVRDYIHVVDLASGHLKALDHLDKQEGCVAYSLGTGQGYSVLDMVKAFEQASQKEVPFKIVARRPGDIACCYADASFAKETLGWEASRGLEQMMKDSWRWQSQNPDGYKK; encoded by the coding sequence ATGGCAGTGTTAGTGACAGGTGGCGCAGGTTATATCGGCAGCCATACCGTTTTAGAGCTATTACAGGCCGGTCAATCGGTGGTTGTATTAGATAACTTTTCTAACAGTTCAGCCGAATCATTGAATCGTGTGAAAGACATCACAGGCAAAGCTGTGACGCTGATAGAAGGTGATATTCGAGACAAAGCCGTGTTGGAGCGAGTATTTCAACAGCATACTATTGAATCGGTTATTCATTTTGCTGGTTTAAAAGCCGTCGGCGAAAGCACAGAGATCCCGCTAGATTATTATGAAAACAATGTATGGGGCACAGTTAATTTACTGCAGGTGATGAAGCAGTTTAACATTTTTAAATTTGTGTTTAGTTCATCGGCCACGGTTTACGGCGATCCACACACAGTGCCTATTAAAGAAGATTTCCCGTTAAGTGCGACAAACCCATACGGCCGTTCAAAGTTAATGGTCGAAGATATCTGTCGAGATTTAGCCGCTTCAGATTCGCAGTGGAAAATTGCGTTATTGCGTTACTTTAACCCCGTCGGCGCACATGAAAGTGGCCGCATTGGGGAAGACCCTAACGGTATACCGAATAATCTTTTGCCTTTTATTGCACAAGTCGCTATTGGCAAGCGCGAGCAACTCTCCGTTTTTGGTGATGATTACAACACGCCAGATGGCACCGGAGTTCGCGATTATATACACGTGGTTGATCTTGCCAGTGGTCACTTAAAAGCTTTGGATCATTTAGATAAGCAAGAGGGTTGTGTCGCTTATAGTTTGGGAACTGGGCAAGGCTACAGCGTACTCGACATGGTTAAAGCATTTGAGCAAGCGTCACAAAAAGAAGTGCCTTTTAAAATTGTCGCTCGTCGCCCAGGCGATATTGCTTGCTGTTATGCCGATGCAAGCTTTGCAAAGGAAACACTAGGCTGGGAAGCTAGCCGAGGGCTAGAACAAATGATGAAAGATTCATGGCGCTGGCAAAGTCAGAACCCAGATGGGTATAAAAAATAG
- the nagA gene encoding N-acetylglucosamine-6-phosphate deacetylase, producing MKFALRGAAVFDGYITHQKCALLTQGDCIVSIVPENNIPEDYKSIHLDGGTIAPGFIDLQVNGGGGVLLNNAPTVETLNTMAAGHAKFGVTRILPTVISDKPKVALNAIESAKQCDKQHSGIIGIHVEGPFFNEEKAGVHQSEKLRVLAESDWSWIEQLAALPSILTLAPEKIDNKDIQRIDELGIRVCAGHTNATYSQVEEAHKHGLSGFTHLFNAMSQLQGREPGVVGAALSLSQTWAGLIADGIHAHPASMLAAIKSKGYEHIFLVSDSMANIGTDKKTFELYGEMIEERDGRLVNSKGNLAGSAISLLDAVKYCINTLQLPAEQALAMASRVPATFMKLNNRYGTFKPGFTSDICWLDNDWNCAGVWRAGQKI from the coding sequence ATGAAGTTTGCATTAAGAGGCGCTGCTGTTTTTGATGGCTACATCACACACCAAAAATGTGCACTTCTGACACAAGGTGATTGCATTGTTTCGATCGTTCCAGAAAATAACATCCCTGAAGACTATAAGTCGATTCATTTAGACGGAGGCACAATTGCTCCTGGCTTTATTGATTTGCAGGTTAATGGTGGCGGTGGTGTGTTACTCAATAATGCACCAACGGTGGAAACATTAAATACGATGGCGGCAGGTCATGCTAAGTTTGGTGTCACTCGTATTTTACCGACGGTTATTAGTGACAAACCTAAGGTAGCGCTTAACGCGATTGAATCGGCTAAACAATGCGATAAACAACATTCAGGAATTATCGGCATTCATGTTGAAGGTCCATTTTTTAACGAAGAAAAAGCCGGAGTGCATCAATCAGAAAAGCTTAGAGTGCTTGCTGAATCGGATTGGTCGTGGATAGAGCAGCTCGCAGCGCTACCGTCCATTTTAACTCTGGCTCCTGAAAAAATAGACAACAAAGATATTCAACGAATTGATGAGTTAGGCATACGTGTTTGCGCGGGTCATACCAACGCCACCTACAGTCAAGTAGAAGAGGCCCACAAGCATGGTCTTAGCGGCTTCACACATTTGTTTAATGCTATGAGCCAGCTGCAAGGACGAGAACCCGGAGTCGTTGGAGCAGCATTATCACTTTCGCAAACATGGGCAGGGCTCATCGCCGATGGTATTCATGCACACCCGGCCTCTATGTTAGCGGCGATCAAATCAAAAGGCTATGAACATATTTTCTTAGTCAGCGACTCTATGGCGAATATAGGTACCGATAAAAAAACTTTTGAATTGTATGGCGAAATGATAGAGGAACGAGATGGCCGATTAGTAAACTCAAAAGGTAATCTCGCTGGCAGCGCTATTTCATTATTAGACGCAGTGAAGTATTGCATCAACACGTTACAACTTCCTGCTGAACAAGCACTCGCAATGGCCAGCCGAGTACCAGCCACATTCATGAAATTGAACAATCGGTATGGCACTTTTAAGCCTGGATTTACCAGCGATATTTGTTGGTTAGATAATGACTGGAACTGCGCAGGCGTTTGGCGCGCCGGCCAAAAAATATAG
- the thrS gene encoding threonine--tRNA ligase has protein sequence MQIAEDIGPGLARNTLAGRINGERVDACDLVTEDSDIQIITPKDDDGLEIIRHSCAHLIGHAIKQLYPDAKMAIGPTIENGFYYDIDMEHRLTEEDLDALEKHMMKLAKTNYQVVKKAVSWQEAHDVFTERDEPYKKEILEQNISKDDRPGLYHHEEYVDMCRGPHVPNMKFCQFFKLMRISGAYWRGDSQNKQLQRIYGTAWADKKQLKAHLNFLEEAEKRDHRKIGKKLDLFHLQEDAPGMVFWHPNGWTIYQVIEQYMREKQRKHGYDEIKTPMIVDRSLWERSGHWDKFQDSMFTTHSESRDNAVKPMNCPCHVQVFNQGLKSYRDLPLRLAEFGSCHRDEASGALHGIMRVRGFVQDDAHIFCAEDQIQSEVSSFIGMLDEVYKDFGYDDYILKLSTRPEQRVGDDAVWDKAEAALKEALDATGKEWSILPGEGAFYGPKIEFTLKDSLGRLWQCGTIQVDFSMPGRLDAQFVDEHGERQTPVMLHRAIVGSFERFIGILIEQYAGAMPAWLAPTQAVICNITDAQAENVQLIAEKLEKDGFRAKADLRNEKIGFKIREHTIQRVPYLIVIGDKEVENGKVAVRTREGEDLGVMTYDEFSDLLRADVARKGRIINQNGE, from the coding sequence GTTTGGCGCGCAATACGTTAGCCGGCCGTATTAATGGTGAGCGTGTTGATGCATGTGATTTAGTGACCGAAGATTCCGATATTCAAATTATCACGCCGAAAGATGACGATGGCTTAGAAATTATCCGTCACTCTTGTGCGCATTTAATCGGTCATGCTATCAAGCAGTTGTATCCAGATGCCAAAATGGCGATTGGTCCAACCATTGAAAACGGCTTCTATTACGATATCGATATGGAGCACCGCCTCACTGAGGAAGATTTAGACGCGCTTGAAAAACACATGATGAAGTTGGCTAAAACCAACTATCAGGTTGTGAAAAAAGCCGTCAGCTGGCAAGAAGCGCACGACGTTTTCACCGAGCGTGATGAGCCTTACAAAAAAGAAATCTTAGAGCAAAATATCAGCAAAGATGATCGCCCTGGTTTGTATCATCACGAAGAGTACGTTGATATGTGCCGTGGCCCGCATGTGCCAAACATGAAGTTCTGTCAGTTCTTTAAACTAATGCGTATATCTGGTGCCTACTGGCGTGGCGATAGCCAAAATAAGCAGTTACAGCGTATTTATGGCACGGCATGGGCCGATAAAAAGCAATTAAAAGCACATTTAAACTTCTTAGAAGAAGCCGAAAAGCGTGACCACCGTAAAATTGGTAAAAAACTCGATCTCTTCCATTTGCAAGAAGACGCACCGGGCATGGTATTTTGGCACCCTAATGGCTGGACTATTTATCAAGTAATCGAGCAATACATGCGTGAGAAACAGCGCAAGCATGGCTACGATGAAATTAAAACGCCAATGATCGTTGACCGATCTTTGTGGGAGCGTTCTGGTCATTGGGATAAATTCCAAGACAGCATGTTCACGACGCACAGCGAATCTCGTGATAACGCCGTGAAGCCAATGAACTGTCCTTGTCACGTACAGGTGTTTAACCAAGGCTTAAAGAGCTACCGTGATTTACCGTTGCGTTTAGCGGAGTTTGGTTCTTGCCACCGAGATGAAGCCTCTGGCGCGTTGCACGGCATTATGCGTGTACGTGGATTTGTACAGGACGATGCACACATCTTCTGTGCTGAAGATCAGATTCAATCGGAAGTGTCATCATTTATTGGTATGCTAGACGAAGTTTATAAAGACTTTGGCTACGACGATTACATCCTCAAGCTATCTACTCGCCCTGAACAGCGTGTGGGTGATGATGCTGTATGGGATAAAGCAGAAGCCGCTTTAAAAGAAGCCCTTGATGCTACTGGCAAAGAGTGGTCAATTTTACCAGGTGAAGGTGCCTTTTACGGCCCTAAAATTGAGTTTACACTTAAAGATAGCCTTGGTAGGTTGTGGCAGTGCGGTACGATTCAGGTCGATTTCTCAATGCCAGGCCGTTTAGATGCACAATTTGTTGATGAGCATGGCGAAAGACAGACGCCAGTGATGCTTCATCGTGCTATAGTAGGTAGCTTCGAGCGATTCATTGGCATTTTAATCGAGCAATATGCAGGTGCAATGCCCGCTTGGTTAGCGCCAACGCAGGCGGTTATTTGCAATATTACCGATGCTCAGGCAGAAAATGTGCAATTAATCGCCGAAAAACTCGAAAAAGATGGTTTTAGAGCCAAAGCTGACTTGAGAAATGAGAAGATCGGCTTTAAAATCCGCGAGCATACAATTCAGCGTGTCCCTTACTTAATTGTAATTGGAGACAAAGAAGTCGAGAACGGTAAGGTTGCTGTTCGTACACGCGAAGGTGAAGACCTTGGTGTAATGACTTACGATGAATTTAGCGACCTATTACGTGCCGATGTGGCTCGTAAAGGTAGAATTATTAACCAGAACGGAGAATAA
- the rpmI gene encoding 50S ribosomal protein L35: protein MPKMKSNSSAKKRFRKTANGFKHKQSHRSHILTKKSSKRIRQLRGMLQIADADKPLIKRMLPYI from the coding sequence ATGCCAAAGATGAAAAGTAATTCGAGCGCTAAAAAGCGTTTCAGAAAAACTGCGAACGGCTTTAAACACAAGCAGTCGCACCGTAGCCATATTCTAACTAAGAAAAGCAGTAAGCGTATCCGCCAATTGCGTGGAATGTTGCAAATTGCAGATGCAGATAAGCCGCTTATTAAGCGTATGCTTCCTTACATCTAA
- the rplT gene encoding 50S ribosomal protein L20, translating into MARVKRGVVARKRHKKILKLAKGYYGARSRVFRVAKQAVIKAGQYAYRDRRQRKRQFRALWIARINAEARVNGLSYSKFINGLKKADIEIDRKVLADIAVHDKAVFAAIAEQAKASLA; encoded by the coding sequence ATGGCACGTGTTAAACGCGGTGTAGTGGCTCGTAAGCGTCACAAGAAAATTTTAAAGTTAGCAAAAGGTTACTATGGTGCTCGTTCACGAGTTTTCCGTGTAGCTAAGCAAGCGGTTATCAAAGCAGGTCAGTATGCTTACCGTGACCGTCGTCAGCGTAAGCGTCAGTTCCGCGCGTTGTGGATTGCTCGAATTAATGCCGAAGCTCGTGTAAATGGCTTGTCTTACAGCAAGTTCATTAACGGTCTTAAAAAGGCAGACATCGAGATCGACCGTAAAGTACTAGCAGACATTGCTGTACACGATAAAGCTGTATTTGCAGCGATTGCAGAGCAAGCGAAAGCTTCTTTAGCATAA
- a CDS encoding MATE family efflux transporter, whose translation MPTSSLDNRMNIRTIVWPIFIEHLLRMSMMTIDVVMLARFSEEAVAAVGLTGHFVFFMVIAYMIISSGCAILIGQNLGAKNRSEALAFSHVGFLLALIMAAIIGLGFYLGAEPLLLLYRLEPQVHIFALQYLTITGGLSVGLSLSIYFSTVLRAHGFSKSPMAIQLISGALNVIGNYIALFGFMGLPVFGVVGVAISTVFSQLVGALLCWWIVRHHNIGFSIRSSFKLDFVRFKEILRLGLPNAGEGLSYNLAQLAIMFMVAGFGTAALAAVAIAQNLSRFVFVFAMSLGNGAQIMASYFVGQSRFDELKANVHRYWQVGITVSTLLVVMFIAAREPIAGYFTEDPETVKLIGVLLIAALALEPARALNLIVISALKGTGDVMFPVKMGILSMWGVGVLFSYLFGIHWGLGVLGVWLGVAMDEWARGIIMIIRWQSEKWRAFVRLSVAPLTE comes from the coding sequence TTGCCCACATCTTCATTAGATAACCGCATGAATATCCGCACCATCGTTTGGCCGATTTTTATCGAGCATTTGTTACGCATGAGTATGATGACGATTGATGTCGTGATGTTAGCGCGGTTCTCAGAAGAGGCGGTGGCTGCGGTGGGGCTAACTGGGCACTTTGTCTTTTTTATGGTGATTGCCTATATGATCATTTCTTCTGGCTGCGCCATTTTAATAGGGCAGAACCTTGGCGCAAAGAATCGTTCAGAAGCATTAGCATTTTCACACGTCGGTTTTTTATTAGCGTTAATTATGGCGGCGATCATTGGCCTAGGATTCTACTTAGGTGCAGAGCCCTTGTTGCTGCTATATCGATTAGAGCCTCAGGTCCATATTTTTGCTTTGCAATACTTAACGATTACCGGCGGTCTATCGGTTGGCTTATCATTGAGTATCTACTTCTCAACCGTTTTACGCGCGCATGGCTTTAGTAAGTCGCCCATGGCTATTCAATTAATTTCCGGTGCGCTGAATGTAATCGGAAATTATATCGCTTTATTTGGATTCATGGGGTTACCCGTATTTGGTGTCGTTGGTGTTGCTATTTCAACAGTTTTTAGTCAGTTAGTTGGTGCGTTGCTGTGTTGGTGGATCGTTCGCCACCACAATATCGGGTTTTCTATTCGAAGCAGCTTTAAGCTTGATTTTGTGCGCTTTAAAGAAATATTAAGATTAGGCTTACCTAATGCGGGTGAAGGGCTTTCTTATAACTTAGCGCAGCTTGCCATCATGTTTATGGTGGCGGGGTTTGGCACGGCGGCTCTGGCTGCCGTAGCAATTGCACAGAACTTATCAAGATTTGTATTTGTGTTTGCAATGTCATTGGGTAACGGCGCGCAAATTATGGCTTCTTATTTTGTGGGGCAGAGTCGCTTTGATGAGCTTAAAGCAAACGTACATCGGTACTGGCAAGTTGGGATTACTGTCTCAACCCTTTTGGTTGTTATGTTCATTGCAGCGCGCGAACCTATCGCAGGTTATTTCACTGAAGACCCAGAAACCGTTAAGTTAATTGGAGTACTTTTAATAGCAGCTTTAGCATTAGAACCTGCCAGAGCACTAAATCTCATTGTTATTTCCGCATTAAAAGGCACTGGCGATGTTATGTTTCCTGTAAAAATGGGCATCCTAAGTATGTGGGGAGTGGGCGTGTTGTTCAGCTATCTTTTTGGTATTCACTGGGGGCTAGGCGTTCTCGGTGTTTGGCTCGGGGTGGCCATGGACGAATGGGCACGAGGCATTATAATGATTATTCGTTGGCAGTCGGAAAAGTGGCGTGCCTTTGTGCGGCTAAGCGTTGCGCCTCTTACAGAATAA
- the nagB gene encoding glucosamine-6-phosphate deaminase produces the protein MRVVILENAKAVANFGADKIASLIKTKPQCTLGLATGSTPIKLYQQLIEQYKSQQLSFSDVSTFNLDEYLGLDGLHPQSYRYFMNENLFDHIDIDKRNTYVPIGNTSHPDQACFEFEQTLKSKGGVDLQLLGIGRNGHIGFNEPSSSLTSRTRVKTLTEDTINANKRFFKKEEFQPHLAITMGIGTISEAREVLLLATGYDKADAIQNAVEGPLAARCPASILQLHPNVTFVIDEKAAQKLQDIAFYKHIERENMRLKERTAR, from the coding sequence ATGAGAGTAGTTATTTTAGAAAATGCAAAAGCGGTTGCAAACTTTGGGGCAGATAAAATTGCATCGCTCATAAAAACTAAGCCTCAATGTACTTTAGGGCTGGCGACCGGCAGCACGCCCATTAAGTTGTATCAACAACTCATAGAGCAATACAAATCTCAGCAACTTTCATTTAGTGACGTATCAACATTTAACTTAGATGAGTACCTAGGTTTAGACGGTTTACACCCACAAAGTTACCGCTACTTTATGAATGAAAATTTATTTGACCACATAGATATAGATAAAAGAAATACCTATGTTCCCATTGGCAACACCAGCCACCCTGATCAAGCTTGTTTTGAGTTTGAGCAAACGTTAAAAAGCAAAGGCGGCGTTGATCTTCAGTTGCTGGGGATAGGTAGAAACGGCCACATTGGTTTTAACGAACCAAGCTCTAGTTTGACCAGTCGCACTCGTGTAAAAACGTTAACTGAAGACACCATAAACGCGAATAAACGTTTTTTTAAGAAGGAAGAGTTTCAGCCCCATTTAGCGATCACGATGGGCATCGGCACAATTTCAGAAGCAAGGGAAGTGTTACTTCTCGCAACTGGGTATGATAAAGCCGATGCCATTCAGAATGCCGTTGAAGGACCACTTGCCGCTCGATGCCCAGCTTCTATTTTACAATTACACCCAAATGTCACCTTTGTTATCGATGAAAAAGCCGCGCAGAAATTACAAGATATTGCATTTTATAAACATATTGAGCGTGAGAATATGAGATTGAAAGAAAGAACGGCGCGTTAA